The DNA segment ATATTTACAGAAAGGAAAGGCAACTCCAAATTATTCATCTCCGTGTAATGAAAAGTTAAGCTAAGAATGTATATATCAATGCTAAGAAAAAGTTGTCATTGGCTTTTACTTTACAGTCTTACCTCTTTTTGTACAAATGCATCACTTCAGGTGACTGaagctattttaaaaacttgGTCACTATTTCAGTTTTAGGATAAGATATCGAGCATTTCTAAGAATGCTCTATCTCAACACATTTGAAATTACCTTATTTCTATAGATAAATTTCCTTGATACATGTTACATGGAAGCCATGGGAGCAAACACAGTGAAGGGAAGCAAGATATGGAGTTACTGTGGTCCTTTCTGGATGTGATTTCTCTATGAATTTTAACCTGCATGAAGCAAATGTTGCTTTATCCACCATATGGGCAAGGCTAGTGGGAAATACTCCAGTGAATCAAATGTGAGAACAGGGCCAAGAGGAAATACACTAAGGATTATAAACATATTATCAACATTTATATCACTACTGAAACAGAAAACTTTGCAGATAATATCCAAACAGATAGAAAAGCATGAGAACTAAGGCAGAATCAAATGGATTATTTTCCTTACTGTCTATGTGAAGATATCTAAATGTACAGGATTTTGGAAGGGATTTCCTGAATATCCTAAATCACCATTTCTCTGAAGAATAGACCTTTTCCCCCTTGCTGACTAAACTACTGTGATGAATGGATCTTATGAGTAAACattacattttcctttcttatgTGATAAAATGTCTCTATAAAGTTGCTCTCTGTGctactaaataaaaaaaaaattaaaaatcaaatagagcacaataaaaacaagaatgagaaaaaatatcatACTCAGTGAATTCCAATGAAATTTATGAGAAATTGTGGattaaatacactttaaaatgttCAAACTCTTCCTAAACACTTTTCAGGTTATTTTTCCATAATAATAGTACTAACTGTTGAGAAGGATCTACCAGAGGTCCTGTTTTCATCTGATTGATTGTCAGTGTTCCAGTAATTACTGAAAGCATAAAATCTAGTAATTTTATAGGAATTTACAACTCAGATTCCttttaatctaattttagaaaggacagaaaattaaataaacctCATCTATTGACTCAATCACTGTTATTCATTCAACAACCATTTATTGAGATTCTTCTAGCTTTAGATACTATAGGAGCACTAGAGACACTACAGGATCAAAATAGATATGACCCAAATTTTAATCAGCTTACCAAGGAATCTCCAAACACAAATAAAGAAGATATTGTCGTGGTCCGTGCACAGgttagaaaagaatttccagacatatagaatgagagggaaataaagtttattagagtgggagatgctgATAAGAAGagatactacacttgatcttagtcaAAAGGCTGAGACGCAATAGATTtagggacatggggagaggggaggagagggtgagaaagagtaacatgaaaacttacattaccatatgtaaaatagatagtcaaggggaatttgctgtatagctcggaaaattcaaacaggggctctgcatcaacaggggtgggattgggagggagttgggagggaggttcaaaagggaggggatatatgtatagctatggctgattcatgctgagctttgacagaaaacagcaaaattctgtaaagcaattacccttcaataaaagaataaattaattttttaaaaaaagaaagaaaaaaagaatgagagaatgTTAGAACAGTgagccagctcaagggagaaccaaCGCTGAACAGTCCTCAGTCCACTTTTATATCCAGGGTGCAAGTACAAGGAATGGGGTAGGTGTCTTGTGGGTCACTTGCTGATTGAATGAGACATGCAtattgggtagcaaagagtaaggcaaataccttcCTTGTgtgggtaggaggggagacaggttatactgctcaggaggaccAGAAATCCGTTAATAGTTAtgacatgggggagggaaggaccatatgtgtctgcttttttcgttcctgcattccaagaccctccttggttttatcagCTTTTTAGTCCCTGGGTCACCACATTCCTCCCTTCCTTTATTTTTAGGGCCAATTCTTTGGCCCCTGTTGATACCCTGTTCATGTCTAATTATCTACCTATTGCTCTTTTAGGCATTTGGGAACTGAGTCTCAGGAGAAGAGGAGCGATGACCATTCTGGATTCTTCAGGCTGTACAGGGGTGTCATGGGACTCTGGGCTCCCTTTGCCTGCTTCTTTGTCAGGGTGAATTTATGGAGGGAGATGAGAGTCCATGGAATGATAAGGTGATTTGTTTCAGCATTGTCTTTGGGCTGGTCAGAGGACAGTCTTGTTGTACTACCACTTGGAGATTTGTTGTAttctagaagaaacaaacttaacaaAAAAGTTAAAGGTACATGGGCCAAAGATTAAAAGAAGTAGGAAAGCTGCTCAGGGGCTAGCCAGGAGAACCAGGGCCAGACATTGGTTCGTGAcattagtgtttctctaggtacaagaagatgcaagaatttgggctcataaaatctttacctgaaaacatctgaCTGTCTGAAGGCCAGTTCTTCTGggcttttcccagagcacagagcgcATTATTTCTGATCTCCATCCTGAGCTCCTTTTAAGGGGTGTTGAAAGTCAGCAGCTTGCAGTGGTCATGATATAATCTTTGTAGAGGCAGCTAGCAAGTGCCAACTCCTAGTCAGCAGGGTCCAAATATGTGACCATGCTTTGGGTGCATTTCATGCCCATTGTGCCCTGCAgtgctgggaaggctcattccAGGTCCGGGGAAGATTTCATTGATCGGCCACTCAGGGTGCTGTTATTGGACCAGGTCTTGTGAGCagcaaaagtctctggaccatatctgtcttactagcctcttggtccaggaatatagtccctcttgttgcttcttcccatatctagagttacaatATTACAATCATTGATATCATGGAACTGCTtatcagcattttatcacagTCTCAGTCACACATTTATTAACATAAGAAACAATCTTCTGATACAAGAGACATAGAAAATAGTGCAGCTAGCAGCTGGTAATAAGGTCACAAGcaagaatttaagtcaagaactttcattaGGTATAGCCCAGCACACCCTGGGTAATCTGACTTGGTTAAATGACTATAGACAGGTGTGACTCTAATGGTTGTACATCGAAAGGTtggttattgagataagcttAAGAAACAAACAGagtgtcctttttaataacttaattaaacctTTATCAATATAACATAACAGTAAGGAACTATCTCAGAAGTGAGTCGTAGTAAACACACACCTTAATTAATGAAACTAGAActtaatattaagtgaaatataatttttttgtcATTGTGAGGGCATTAACCCTGTagccagggaaggctttaacccatcaaataaaaatgaggtttgtcagggagcctgAAAAATTCAAGCGGCCGTCTTGGATTTCCCATAGTCCTGACTCTTATTTACAACTATTGTTAACCCATTTTTAATTCTCTGATTTAGGAGTAGGCTATTGCCATATTTTAAGGACATCAAATAGCAAAAAAAGAAGGGTTATTtcttgtagaagcagaatgagcttttaCATGTATCATAATCTTTAATAATtcttatttactttaccaaagtaacaaaagatttaaaaaacaaataaaatacttaaaggcaaagaaattcataatctgtTATTGAAAGCttcattctaagaaaactttgttctcttaacATAGAGAATTGGCTGAATTCCAGCCTGTTACCAGTTTAAcagataacaaacaaacaaaatttttattgattaatcttagaaaagtcttttccataaatcttgaaATAGCTGTATTCTTGCAAAGGCATCACAGTGAAACCATAGAAGACATGTTAAAAATCTCATTAAATTGCAATTGACAAAGTAGCTTGGCCATTGCTGTGATATGTAACACTAATATGATAATTAGAATTATAATTGAGCACATTTTTATCAGGGCATATCAGATCTATACGAATTCCACATAattttaggatatatatatatattagtaagtCAACCGTATAGTATGATCTGAGAAGATTTATCATCCCTTCAACAATATTTCCCATGTAACTTAACATGTCTAATGAACCCAGGTGGTTTAAGAGCTCTTTGGGttgtctcaggggccctctgaagcatcccaaagtcaTCCTCATAAAATATGTGAGATGCCCCCAAATCTCTTGGTGGACTTGATCATGATGAAGTCCTGAACAAATCCAActccaaaatactggaatggcaGTTGAACCGCCACTTGGTGTAGGTAAAAACACCAAGTtacaagggaaaagaagaaacagaaaataacccaatcaaataaaataaacctcAAAAATTTTACCCTAAACAAATGGAGGTTTTTAAACACTTGACAAAGACATCAAAATAACTGTCATAAATATTATCACTAAATTCAGGAAAGTGGCAgtgttttagttttattgaatttattctgaattatttgaatgaattttttccaaaataatagaGAACATGGAATTATATACAAATTACATGATATCATGATCAATATTTACCTTCAAAACATGTATTGaatttcacaaaataaatatCTTGACATTAAAAGTCTGATGCATGAGTACATATCTCTTTGGACAGAATTTAGTGTATGCCGACtaaaaaaatatagtcacaacctgaaagaaGAGAGCTATTTTATTTgatgggaatgtttaggactctgagcccaggaaacagcatctcagtagctctgagaaaactgcttcaagaagaaaggagagggagTCAGACTATATACAAATTCGCAACAAAgagagcaggcagtctgaacaccAAAGATCAGGTATCAAATAAAGGAATTTAACATTCTAGGTataggaagatgcaagcctctatGTCCACTGAATTAATTCCTTTCATAAACACCtcagctgctactgctactgctaagtcgattcagtagtgtccgactctgtgtgaccccatagatggcagcccaccaggctccccagtccctgggattctccaggcaagaacactggagtgggttgccatttccttctcagctatctggggccaaatcCGGTTCCCTTGTTCACCTTAAAGAGTTGCAAGTGGTTACTTCTTGCATCACCCCCAGGTACTCAGCAATCACCATGAGGGAATGAGACTCTACTGGTTCTCAGTTTGGGGAgctctcattcacatttggagaccAGAATTTGCTGATGGCTGTGACGTTTCTTGTTTGTTGATATgacaggagatattttcatttcacacataATATCACACAGAATATACAGATTCTTTAAACCATAGGAAATATTAATGTTCATCTTGAAAATACACAGGAAATTACACACTCATTTTGAAATTCCATATTTGAAGTACAAGGTGGTATCATAGGATCTTTTCAGTGACTGATTAAGAGAATTAAAACCATCTTTCACATTGTGCTATGgcttaaagaaatacatttctttttttacaaaaGTTCTGCATGAGAAATAacctaattatatatttattttttatttttttaattttattttatttttaaactttacataattgtattagttttgccatatatcaaaatgaatccaccacaggtatacatgattatatttttaaatgtcaaaaaataatACACTGGAGAAACAGGAATGGAAGTAGAAGCAGCAGACtgggaaaataatatattaactGTCAAGTGGCATGTTAAGAGACTATAACGATCAACCATAGTTAAACAGACTTTAAGGAATTTTAGGAATTAACCAAACTGCCATTTAAAGTTGACCAAAAAATCATTTATTGCCAGAAAAGACTGCTTTACAGACCATGTCTTTGAAGGCTTGTTTCACTTGCTGGTTTCTCAGGGtgtagatgaaggggttcagcatAGGGGCCACAGAGGTATTGAGAATAGCTACTCTTTTGTCAATGATGCCTTTTCTTTGGCTGAGGGATTAGCATACATGAATATGCAGCTTCCATAGGAGATGGAGATGACAATCATGTGAGAGGAACAAGTGGAGAAGGCCTTTTTTCTCTGACTGGCAGATGGGATTCTCAGAATAGTCCTGATAATGTACATATATGACAAAATCACCAAGGCCAAAGTGAATAGCAAGGTAACCAAAGCAAAGTAAAAACCAATTATTTCTAGGAACCGTGTATCTGAACAAGACAATTGTAAAAGGGGGAAATAGTCACATGCAAAGTGATCAATGACATTGGAAGCACAGTAATCCAGCTGGAGGAGAAGCATAAGGGGTGGGAAAATGGTCAGAAACCCACCAAGCCAAGCACAGAGCACAAGCAGGCTGCAGAGTTTCCTGCTCATGATGGTTGTGTAATGCAGGGGCTTGCAGATGGCAACATAGCGGTCATAGGACATGGCAGTTAGAATGTAAAATTCAGTCACtcccatgaaaataaagaaaaatagttgGGCTGCACAATTGTTGTAAGAAATAGTCTTGTCTTTGGTAATAATTGCCCCCAGAAATCTAGGGATGCACACAGTAGTAAAGGAGATTTCTAAGAAAGAGAAGTTTCGGAGGAAGAAATACATTGGTGTCTGGAGATGGGAGTCCACCCAGGTTAAGGTGATGATGGTCAGGTTTCCAGTGACACTTAATACATATGTGattaataaaaagaggaaaatcacaATCTGAAGCTCAGGATCATCAGAAAGGCCTAGAAGGACAAACTCTGTGATCACTGTGtggttcatttctttctctttttcccttcttttaccttcttttaaatatatttagatagaaagtgtattaaaaggaagtgATGAAAAATATAATTCATGATGACCAATATCATCATCATTTCTAAAGCATTCTATCTAATTCATGCCCATATTGTTTTCGTTTAATACCTTATTTACAATTTTTCTTAAAACGTATTTGTGGGTCATGTTTTATATAAGAGTTCTCTTATTCTAAAGCTAACAGGAAAAGTTAGGAAATCTTTATATGAGTCATATTATTCAGAGATGATAAATGAATTTGATACTTTTTGCTTTGTCTAGTTTATGCAAGTCCTTGCAGTTTTGTTGGGATAATCCTATAAAACATACATCATTTTTTGTCAGGTATCAGAAAACACTGCCATCTAAAAGAGAAGTGGATGATCTTAATTCCATCATAAGACataaatgaaacttaaaagaataaagtaaCAACACCTTTTATGAAACAAGAAATCAAATCACGATTTtcttagcaaataaaataaactttaaaatatttaatgattagATAATTTAATTACcagctatatatattttttttttaccagctatattttttaaattttattttatttttaaactttataatattgtattggttttgcaaatTGGGGTTTATGAATGTAATTATCAACATGAATATGCTATAGGTATTAGATATTATTTacaagaaaatataattattttatatattaaatatcattCACTTAATGGTTTACCTGATAATTCCTTTGAAATCATTAATGTTTGACATTCTCTAAGATtttctatgcatatatatatatatatagaaact comes from the Bubalus kerabau isolate K-KA32 ecotype Philippines breed swamp buffalo chromosome 1, PCC_UOA_SB_1v2, whole genome shotgun sequence genome and includes:
- the LOC129641536 gene encoding LOW QUALITY PROTEIN: olfactory receptor 6C3-like (The sequence of the model RefSeq protein was modified relative to this genomic sequence to represent the inferred CDS: inserted 1 base in 1 codon) gives rise to the protein MNHTVITEFVLLGLSDDPELQIVIFLFLLITYVLSVTGNLTIITLTWVDSHLQTPMYFFLRNFSFLEISFTTVCIPRFLGAIITKDKTISYNNCAAQLFFFIFMGVTEFYILTAMSYDRYVAICKPLHYTTIMSRKLCSLLVLCAWLGGFLTIFPPLMLLLQLDYCASNVIDHFACDYFPLLQLSCSDTRFLEIIGFYFALVTLLFTLALVILSYMYIIRTILRIPSASQRKKAFSTCSSHMIVISISYGSCIFMYANPSAKEKASLTKXVAILNTSVAPMLNPFIYTLRNQQVKQAFKDMVCKAVFSGNK